The genomic region TGCACCTACTACAAACCTACAACGGATGCATTCTTAATTCTGCAGGTGGATGTAGATATCGGTTCGTCCGCGGTAGCCAACGGGGTCCTGGGCTTGGTGTTTGGCGTTGTTACCACCTTGGTAGTCGACATGGCGTTTCTTATACAGGTACAATCTCTGTTTCGTCCCGTCTCTAGCACCATTCAGTTCCAGTGACTTCTCTAGTTATCTGCCAGATGCTCGTTTTGTTTTCTGACCGTGGCGATGCGCCTGCAGGCAAACACGTACGACGAGCTCCCAGAGCAGCTCCTAGGCGCTGCGCGGCTGTCACACATCGAACCTTCTGCGGCCGTGTATCCTGTCCTTGACAACATTTCCTGAACGGGACGGACAAATCAACCTGTGCAGATTCTTTCGTTCTTTCCGTCCGCCCCGCCACAAAAAGGCTCTCCCAATTTGTTCAGCCACTGCAGCATTGTGCAGCTCGATACATTTGAGGTTCAGACAGACAGACTGCAGCAGTCCACAAGTGCCTTGTACCCTTCATACAGTTTTGCCATTTTTTTAGGTCTTTTCTTTTACATTTTACTTTACTCGGTGTAGTTTGAGCTTCCTACAGATATTGTAATGCAATAGACACATCAAAGTGAGATATACAGATACAGCATGGTTCAGAAACAAGTTCGTGTACTTTCCGATTCCCGACCCACTGAAACTCGCCTTTTGTGCATTCACCAGTTTGGGCTTGCTTCATTGCTCATCAGATCTGGTCCATGAATGCCCATTCGAGGCCCATCACAGCCCAAACCCCCACTGGTCCTAAACCTCTCGCCGTCACGCAGCTTTAAGTTCCGATACCCACAAGCACTTGGCATCAACCCTAAACCACCCACTATACCCGCCCGCCCGGCTAGGGTTTTGCCACCATGGCcgccgccgcggccgccgccCGGAGGCTCCTCTCCCGCCGCGCCTCCTCGAACTCGCTCTCCGCGTTCCTCCGCCGCGGCGCTGCCCCGGAGCAGTCGCTGCTGCGCCCGGCCGTCGTCGCGGCGGCCTCCCGCCTCGGCTTCCCGCGCGGGATGGCGCGGCGACCTGGCGGGGACGGCTACGGCGCGGGCCGGGACCGCGCGCCCACGGAGATGGCGCCGCTGTTCCCCGGCTGCGACTACGAGCACTGGCTCATCGTGATGGACAAGCCCGGCGGGGAGGGCGCCACCAAGCAGCAGATGATCGACTGCTACATCCAGACCCTCGCCAAGGTCCTCGGAAGGTAGCCGAGGCACCAATCGTCCCCTTCTACGATTGCCGTAGTTCCTGAGGAGTGGGGTGGTTTCTTTTGGAAAAAGGAAATCTCACGGTGTTTTTTTTTCTGCTGTGCAGTGAGGAGGAGGCGAAGAAGAAGATCTACAACGTCTCGTGCGAGCGCTATTTCGGGTTCGGGTGCGAGATCGATGAGGAGACATCTAACAAGCTCGAGGGTTCGTTCAACCTATGCTCCATGATGCCATTATTACGTTGTTCTCTCTGCTAAATTTGACCTGATAAGTATCTGGTGCCGTTTTGTTTATGTTGTACTGCAGGGCTCCCTGGTGTTCTCTTTGTGCTACCGGATTCGTATGTTGACCCTGAGTACAAGGACTACGGAGGTACCTTTCTCATCTTGCTCCACAGATATAGTTGTTTTGTCTTCCGTAGTTGAACCAGTGTCCAGTCTCAATCACACTGGAATTGTAGTCCATCTTGGCAAAGCTTGGAGCCTAGGCGGCAATGTCTTGCTTTGAATGCTAATGGACTGATATCAAGTGTCTCTCTAACAGTTCTGTGCTTCAGTGAAATGGGGGTCAGATCAGTAGGGATGAGATATTGCGAGCTCATTTCATGTCCAATCTAGGGGGTTTAATATGTTCTGTCTTCAGCAGTTGAACCAGTGTCATGTCAACCACACTAGACTTAGTCCATCTTGGCAAAGCTCGGAGCCTAGTCCGCAATGTCTTGCTTTGAATGCTAATGGACTGATACCAAGTGTTTCTCT from Zea mays cultivar B73 chromosome 6, Zm-B73-REFERENCE-NAM-5.0, whole genome shotgun sequence harbors:
- the LOC100383758 gene encoding uncharacterized protein LOC100383758, whose protein sequence is MARRPGGDGYGAGRDRAPTEMAPLFPGCDYEHWLIVMDKPGGEGATKQQMIDCYIQTLAKVLGSEEEAKKKIYNVSCERYFGFGCEIDEETSNKLEGLPGVLFVLPDSYVDPEYKDYGAELLVNGEIVQRPPERQRRVEPVPQRAADRPRYNDRTRYARRRENQR